The sequence GACCGGCGTTGCTGAGATTGGCGGCGGCAGGCCCAGGAGGGTTCCAGTAACTATGGGCCGGGAACTTGGCTACGGAACATATGGCCGAAAAGACCAGGATTGCGAAGGCGGTGACGATGATAGCCACCATCGCCATCTTCACCTCTTTTTGCTCGATCTTTTTGCCGAGATACTCCGGCGTCCTGCCCACCATCAAGCCGGCAATGAATACCCCAACGATGGCATACAACAGGATGCCGTAAAGGCCTGATCCAACGCCGCCGAAAATCACTTCGTCCGTTTGCAGGTTGAACATCGAGACCAGGCCGCCGATGGGCGTATAGCTGTCATGCATGCTGTTCACGCTGCCGTTGCTCGCGTCCGTTGTAGCCGTGGCCCACAAGGCGGAACTCGCATTGCCAAAGCGGACCTCTTTGCCTTCCATGTTGCCGCCCGGTTGTTCGCGCGTGGCAGCGGTGCTTACGCCCAAATGTGCAAGAATAGGGTTTCCTGCGCCTTCGGAGCCATAGCACACAAAGACTCCCGCAAAAAAAAGCACGGCCATGGCAGCGAAAAGTCCCCATCCCTGCCGGGTATCGCCTACCATCTTTCCGAACGTGTAGGTCAGGCCGGAGGCGATTGCGAGAATCGAAAGCAATTCGACGAAGTTGGTCAGCGGAGTTGGGTTCTCGAACGGATGCGCGGAGTTGGTGTTGAAGAAGCCTCCGCCGTTTGTGCCCAGCATTTTCGGAGCTTCCTGAGAAGCCACCGGTCCTACTGCTATTGTTTGAGTCGGGCCTTCCAGCGTTTTGGCGTTAACGGATGCGTTCAGGGTCTGGGGCACGCCACGGGCGCAAAGGAAGAGCGCAAAGACAAAGCAGAGTGGCAGCATGATATAAACGGTGCCACGCGTAAGGTCCACCCAGAAATTCCCGATGGTGTCTGCCTGCTTTCGCGCGAATCCGCGAATCAGCGCGATGGCCACGGCAATGCCCGCCGCGGCGGAAACAAAATTCTGGACGGTCAACGCCACCATCTGAACCAGGTAGCTGAGCGTGATTTCGCCGCCGTATGACTGCCAGTTGGTGTTGGTCATGAAACTCACGGCGGTGTTAAAGGCCAGGTCAGGCGTCATCGCTGTGGCGTTGCCCGGCGCATGGCCGGTGCTGAAGCCCATCGGGTTCAAGGGCAGGAAGCCCTGCAAGCGTTGAATCATGTACACGAAGAAGAAGCTAACCACACTGAAGACCAGGAGCGACGCCGCGTATTGTGTCCATCGCTGCTCCGTGTCTTCGCGAATACCACAAACTCTGTATAGCAGGCGCTCTAACGGCCGCAAGACGGGATGCAGAAAACTACGCCTGCCCTCGTAAATGTGGGCCATGTACAGTCCCAGCGGTTTTGTGACCGCCAGCAGGACCAGGAAGAACACCAGGATGTAAAGAACGCCACTGGGCGTCATGCGACCCTCCTCAAAACTGCTCCGGACGGAGCAACGCGTAAACCAGGTAGCCGAACAGCAACAACGCGATAATCCCGCCAACGATGTATTCCATATGGTCTCTCCTCAAAGCCGCTCAAAGGCCCTCGTGCAGGC is a genomic window of Acidobacteriota bacterium containing:
- the kdpA gene encoding potassium-transporting ATPase subunit KdpA gives rise to the protein MTPSGVLYILVFFLVLLAVTKPLGLYMAHIYEGRRSFLHPVLRPLERLLYRVCGIREDTEQRWTQYAASLLVFSVVSFFFVYMIQRLQGFLPLNPMGFSTGHAPGNATAMTPDLAFNTAVSFMTNTNWQSYGGEITLSYLVQMVALTVQNFVSAAAGIAVAIALIRGFARKQADTIGNFWVDLTRGTVYIMLPLCFVFALFLCARGVPQTLNASVNAKTLEGPTQTIAVGPVASQEAPKMLGTNGGGFFNTNSAHPFENPTPLTNFVELLSILAIASGLTYTFGKMVGDTRQGWGLFAAMAVLFFAGVFVCYGSEGAGNPILAHLGVSTAATREQPGGNMEGKEVRFGNASSALWATATTDASNGSVNSMHDSYTPIGGLVSMFNLQTDEVIFGGVGSGLYGILLYAIVGVFIAGLMVGRTPEYLGKKIEQKEVKMAMVAIIVTAFAILVFSAICSVAKFPAHSYWNPPGPAAANLSNAGPHGFSEILYTFSSASENNGSAFAGINANTPWYNLLLGLAMLIGRFGFMIPALAVAGSLATKKKVPVTSGTLPTHGALWVGLLVATIVIVGALTFFPALSLGPIVEQFLMHQGKTFSLLIFPAWS
- the kdpF gene encoding K(+)-transporting ATPase subunit F, whose product is MEYIVGGIIALLLFGYLVYALLRPEQF